In Paraglaciecola sp. T6c, the sequence GACAATTACATAGACACCCATCTTTAGAATTACATAGACACCCATCTTTAGCCAATTACATAGACACCCATCTTTAGAATCGTATTAAAAAGCACACCTGCTCAGAATGGGGATATGCCTCTAAAGAAGCGTTTAGGTACTTGTCATCTGAACGATCAGGGATTCCTACTGGAATATTGCGCCTATAGGAAGGAAACGGCGTTTAAGGTCGATTTTTAGGCAAGGGGCTAAGCTACAAGCTGCGATGGGAATGGGTCCTTTAAGGTTGTTTCAAGCACGCTTTAATAATTCTCTCGCTTTGGCCATTCCTCGCAGCCGTTGATGATGGGTGTGGCGTTTAAATGCATTCATCATTTGCTCCGCACCTGCTGCGTAGCAGAAGTGTTTTTCGAACTCAGTGGTTAATGTTAACCACTGAGCAGCATCTAAGCCTAATCTTTGTAGAATAGGACTGTGGATATTATCGATATGACCGGCCTTATCATCTCGAATGAATCGGCCTGTCGTGTCTACCAATTCACAATAGTCTTTGAGTGAATATGCGATACCTTGAGGCATTTCTTCACGAGGATTTCCTACAAAGGGCATTAAAATGCACGGTTGTGATTGTTGATTCTTAGCGGCATGAATGCGCTTTTTGATACTGGTGTGCTTTGACGTTTCGGGTGTGTTTGCCATTTTTGCGCGAATGGGGTTTAAATCTACATAGGCCATACACGCCAGTACGGCACTTTCATCTAATAAGGCCTGAGATTTAAATCGCCCCTCCCAGAAACGGCCAGTGCAGCCATCCTCTTTATTGGCTTCACGAGCAATGTACTCATTTAAGTCACGCATAAACCAGCTTATGTCGTACAAACGTTGCCGATATGTTTCAACGGTCTCATCAAAGGTGATTAGCTCTCCTTGGCTCAGCGTATCGCCATTCATGAATTTTTGAGTCAGCAATGTGCCTCTGTGTAGCTTGTGGTAGCGTCTCAATACTTCATCGTTAGCCCAATGAGCAGCCATTGTTTTATCCACACATAGCACCACATGCGTGTGATTATTCATGACCGCATAGGCACAAATGTCTATGGCGAATACCGTAGATAAAAACAATAAACGCTCTTCTACCCAACCTCGGCGATGCTCGTAACTTTGCCCTGAATGCGCATCGACTCCGCACAAGAATGACTGGCGTACGCAGCGGGAAACACAATGGTAATAAGGCGTATCGATTAAACTAATTTGGCTTTTTCGAGGTTGAGGCATAACTCATCTACCTGACAAAAATGAGACACCAACCAAGTCTAGTTCAGCCCTGAAAATTGACCATTTTTACCACGGGTGTCTTGCTTCCTTTCTGAACACTGACCGATGCACGTAAGGTTAAATGCCTGAGCTGCTCACGCACATCAGACCAATCCACAAGGACAACGGGCATGGGGTTAGCACCGCAAAGCAAGCGAGCGTGCCAACGATAGATGTCGAGCCGTTCATTATGTAGGTTGTTATTACCAAGCAGCCTGTCGATGCGTTTAATGTTGTGTTTCGGGGCCACGGAGCCTGAGATATTGCGTCCTAATTCGGTCAACGATAGTTGCTGGCCATCTAGCAAAGATTGGGTGGCAACCATCAAAGCGGAAAGACGTTTGGCATGTAGATTAGGGCATTGTTTTTTAAGCAAATCGTGTAAGATATGAATATCACGCATGGTGTTGTTATCTAGTTGGTTTTTGGCGAAATCCTCTTTCTTGATAAAAGACATCAAATGGCGCTATGCGTGTCTATATTATTGTTTCTGCTCATAATTATGAGGGGATTCGTTAGTGTTGAGCGTTATGTACCAAGATAAAATGAAGGTATTTATTGTTACTTTAATGTTGGTAGTTCTTGGAGGCTGCGAAGCTAAGCTTGATAAGAAAGTTGGCTATGGAAAAGCTTTAGAACGAACAGTTGATAAGCAATGTTTCTTTAGTGTATTTGCTGAAGTTAAAGCTAAAACTAACTATGCACTAATGGTTTCCACCAGTGAAGAAAACGGAAAAATTAGTTATTACGAGTTAACTATTGACGGGCAAGCTGGTAACGATAGCTTGGAGGTTTTTACTCCAGCTTCATTCCAACTATCTAAAGGCTTTTTAAGCAAACTCCAAGAGCGGTGCACTAATTGAAAATGGTACATAACAAACACATTATGTTCATTCGCTCTGCTCATTGGGACGCATACTCGCTGGCTGGCGCTTCGCGCAATTATAGCCAGCAAGTCTGCGCCCCATATGTGAAGCGTTAGGTGCCAAAGTGTTCTCATGGCTTACAAGGAATTTTAGTTTATTAATCGGGGGCATCATCCTGTTGCCGCTAACCTTGTTTATATGCTTAATGTCTCTCGCTTTTGGAGCTGGTTTCACTAATGAGCCGGCAGTTTCTAGCATTAAGGTTGTCGCTATTGCAGCATCATATTTAGTAGTATTTGCATTGTCGGTTTGGCAATCAGTCCGTAGTTACAAAATTTATGGTCATTACGGCCACTGGGATTTGTTGCCAATCATTTACTTTTCGCTGGGTGTGTTAGCAATGCTTATTCAAGGTAGTATTTAGCATGTCACCTAACAAAAAAATCAAGTCACTCACTTCGTTCGCTGGGACGCATACACGGAATTACATAGACACCCATCTTTAGAATCTTATAAAAAGACTCTTGCTCAGAGGGGGAAATGCCGCAAAAAAGTGTGAAAACGCGGGGTACACTGTCTGGCTTGTTTTTCGGTGAGGTTGTCAGCCACTATGTTGTGGAATAACACAAACCGGTTACCTGTTTTGATTATCGAATTTGGCGTCTAATTCCTTACACTGGTGGGATGAATAAATCATAATAAAAATTGAAACTAAAATGGCGAACAATAAAACCCTCTTACATTTTTCAATAGCCGTGTGTTTAGCTTTATCAGGTTGTAACCGTGAACAAACACCTGAATCATCAAACTCTACCAGTGAAGCTAAAGGGGAGATGAATAACGCGGTGAATAACCGTACTTTGGACGTAAAAGCCTCTGCAGTAGACGAGCCTGAAGATGAGTGGGTGTCGCTCTTTAACGGTAAAGACTTGCAAGGCTGGTACACCTTTGTGAGTTACCAACCTGAAGACAGCAATTATCAAGATCCTGACAACTTGCCTGTTCGCGGTATCAACAATGACCCTAAAAATGTGTTCAGCGTGCATGATGGGATGCTACGTATTTCAGGAGAAGAATGGGGCGGTATCAGCACTATCAAAGAATACGAGAATTTTCATCTTAAATTTGACGTGAAATGGGGCGATAAGAAATGGCCCCCCAGAGAAAACTTACCCCGTGACAGCGGTGTATTGTATTTTGCGGTAGGAGAGGCTGGCGCATCGATGAATCACTGGATGCGTAGCCACGAAATGCAAATTCAAGTAGGCGATAGCGGTGATTATCACAGTCTTGATGGTGTTTTAATTGATACTCATTGCGGCGATGCAAATGACGGAGACTGGCATTTCTACCGCTACGATCCGGATATGCCACTGTGTAAAGACATCGCTAACCGTGTATTGAAGTTAGGCGAGTTTGAGAATCCGATCGGCCAGTGGGACTCCATGGAAGTTATTGCAGATGACACTATGGTTATTCATAAAATTAACGGCCACGAGGTGTTTCGTGGTTATCAGTCAAGGCAAGTGATTGATGGGGAACACGTGCCGCTCACAAAAGGAAGAATTGAATTTCAATCAGAGGGAGCAGAAGTCTTTTATCGTGATATTCGCATAAAGCAAAACCCTTAGGCTATTGCATCAAAGCAAGGTCGGCTGCGGTTAAAATCGCAAATTTAGCTTATCAATAAATACCGCTACGTTGATAGCTAAGCAGCATTATTTATCGTCGCTGAGCTTAAAGTTAACTAAGTTTCAGCGATTTGGCGCTCATCGATTTACGCTATTTCGATTGAATGCTCTAGTTGTCGGTTATGCAGTGTCAGCGTTTAGCTCAAAAGCGCGCATCCAGTCTTAACTCAGCGCCATCAGTGTCAAGCGCTGTGCCTCTTGCCTTAATCATCATCCTAATGCTAAGTCTCAACATTAATCTTGAACACTAAATACTTAACAAAACGCAGTGCTAATTTGCGCTGACATCACCTTCAAGCCAGTCGTCTGTTCTAAAGGGCACCGCAGGTAAGTTTTCATTATTTGTAAGGTTGGCAATAGGGTTATTGGCCCAGGCGTAACGCACTGCAACGGGCTTGTTAATCTCTGGGTGAGAAACGATGACTGTTGCGCCTTCAATGTGCGCAAGCGCCTTACGAAATACTTTGTTAGCGCCGGCAATAATAAAGCCTTTTAATGGGGTATTGTCAGTCGTTCTGAGTCCCTCGGCGTTGTTAAATTCAAGCTTAATTGCGCCTTGATTAGTATTTGAGCGCACAAAGTCGGGGCCACTTGTCACCAGGCTATGCCCGTATATCTTGAATGCGGCTTGGCGCCACAAACGCTCTGCGACTTGGCGTTTTTGCTTGGGGTGTAAATCGTCAGCACTGCCAACGTCTATTGACACCGCCATTGCGGTATTCGGTACTGATAAGGTTTGTCGCTGGGCATCTCGCAGGTAAGCCCATTTGCTATCAGGCTGCAATTCACTTGGTGGAAGATAAGCGGATATTTGTACGAAAAAGAATGGCAATTCAGGAGCTTGAGCTCGCTCACGCCAGTTAACGATTAAGTTGCTAAAAAGGGTGTGGTAATACTCGTGCTTGTTGATGTTGCTTTCACCTTGATACCAAATCACGCCTTGGGTGGTAAAAGGCAGTAATGGGTAGATCATCGCATTGTACACAAAGCCTGGGGTAAAGCTGTAATTGGTCACTTTAGGCATCGGAGCTTCGATGCTGTTATTGAACCGCCAGTGTGAAGAGAGGTCGATTTTTGAGCCGTCTATGTCTAAAAATATTTGCCCTTTTTTACCGACAATCACTCGATTATCCCAGTCGCTATTAACACGCAGCGTGATAATGTTTGTGCCTTGTCGCAACAATGCTGTGGGTATAGCGTGAACTGACTCATGGGTCTTCCAGTCTTCGCTCGCTAAGTGTTGGCCGTTAATAAAGATAAAAGCGTTCTGCACGATATCGCCGAAACTTAACGTGATGGGAGAGTTGGGTAGATTAGTCAACGTGAACTCTTTGCGTAGCCAAACGAAATGATGCAACGGCGTTTTGTTGGGCAATTCTATGTTTTGCCAATGGCTATCGTCATAATTTAATCCGTTAGCTTCTTGTCGCTTTGCCCCTTCGAGATCGTCTATCCGTTGCCATTTTTTTACGTTCTTCGCTTTGTTATCAGCAAGTATTTTGGGCCAGTTGTGCTGTGCTTTAACCTTTGCACTCTTTTCGGCATACCCTGGCGTGGCAGCGACAACGTCCAAATCAATCCAAGATTCAGCCGGTGTGCCGCCCCAATTGCTCTCGATAATGCCCACAGCAACATCTTCTTGCTGTTGTAGTTTTCGAGCAAAAAACCAGGCAACCGCAGAAAAATAACCAACGGTGTGGGGCGAAGCGACCTGCCAATGGCTATCAGGTAAGTGACGCTGTTTAGTGGCAGCAACTGTATCGGGTATATCGAAAAAGCGAATGAGAGGCCGATTTGCCGTAATGATTTCTTGTTGATTGCCAACAACATCTCCTTTTAACTTCCACTCCATGTTGGATTGTCCGCTGGCTATCCATACTTCGCCGTAATACACATCATGTAGGGTTTTTGATTCATCAGCCTCAACTGTTAGCGTAAAAGGCCCGGCTTTATCGTGCGCTGGCAACACGATTTCCCAATCACCATTGTGATCCGATTGGGTAAGGTAGTGTTGCCCCAATAAACTAACTGTGATTTTTTGGGCTGCAGGTGCTTCACCCCAAATTCGAACAGGTTTTTCTCGCTGCAATACCATATGGTCTGAGAATAACGGCGATATTGTCAATGCATTGACCTTGCTATTCATGCCTAGATAAAAAAGAAGTCCTAAAAGAATAAGGTGTCTCATTGCCGCTCCGTTATGACGTAAATAGACTCACTGTTAAACTTCTTGGTGTGATATTGCTGTTTTACGGCGAAATAGGCGCCGTTCATTTATGATATTTGCTTCTAATAATAAAGCGACTAGCGTTAAACCGATACTTACATGGCATGTTGATTAAGTGAGAGAAATTCATCTTCACTGAATTGACGTTTGAATGTGAATGCACTGGGCGATTCACTGTTATCGCGCAAAAGAGTAAGCTTGCTGATAGCTTCATCAAGGCTGGGCGTATGTCCTTGTGGGATCCACCACAACACATAGGTGTCTACGTCACTGTGTTGAAACCATTCTTTTTTACGGCGCATAAAATCTCTGTGATGTGTCTTAAACATAAAAGCCTTTAAGGCATCAATTGATTCCCACACTGACATATTCACAATCATGTTCGGATCATCAAAAGCATGGATGTGCGTGGCATCTCCGCTGTCATCTTGTAAGCGCCAAATAAAACCTGCGCTTGCCTCTGCTATGGCATTAATAGGCGCTAAATTATTCACAAAATCAGCCATTTCAGGTGCGTCAATTGGGTATAAAGTGGTGGCAATATTTAATTGGGCTAACGGCATCAGGGCTCCTAGTGAGTAATCGACGTCAAGTTTGTCAGTAACATCAGGTTTTGAGTTTTAAATTCTTGGGTTAGATAGGCTCAATGCCTGCACCTATGACAATCGCCCATTCATTCACATGCCAGTTTTTAACTAGTCCGTGGCGCACATAAGGGTCATTTTTTGCA encodes:
- a CDS encoding 3-keto-disaccharide hydrolase, coding for MANNKTLLHFSIAVCLALSGCNREQTPESSNSTSEAKGEMNNAVNNRTLDVKASAVDEPEDEWVSLFNGKDLQGWYTFVSYQPEDSNYQDPDNLPVRGINNDPKNVFSVHDGMLRISGEEWGGISTIKEYENFHLKFDVKWGDKKWPPRENLPRDSGVLYFAVGEAGASMNHWMRSHEMQIQVGDSGDYHSLDGVLIDTHCGDANDGDWHFYRYDPDMPLCKDIANRVLKLGEFENPIGQWDSMEVIADDTMVIHKINGHEVFRGYQSRQVIDGEHVPLTKGRIEFQSEGAEVFYRDIRIKQNP
- a CDS encoding sialate O-acetylesterase, producing the protein MRHLILLGLLFYLGMNSKVNALTISPLFSDHMVLQREKPVRIWGEAPAAQKITVSLLGQHYLTQSDHNGDWEIVLPAHDKAGPFTLTVEADESKTLHDVYYGEVWIASGQSNMEWKLKGDVVGNQQEIITANRPLIRFFDIPDTVAATKQRHLPDSHWQVASPHTVGYFSAVAWFFARKLQQQEDVAVGIIESNWGGTPAESWIDLDVVAATPGYAEKSAKVKAQHNWPKILADNKAKNVKKWQRIDDLEGAKRQEANGLNYDDSHWQNIELPNKTPLHHFVWLRKEFTLTNLPNSPITLSFGDIVQNAFIFINGQHLASEDWKTHESVHAIPTALLRQGTNIITLRVNSDWDNRVIVGKKGQIFLDIDGSKIDLSSHWRFNNSIEAPMPKVTNYSFTPGFVYNAMIYPLLPFTTQGVIWYQGESNINKHEYYHTLFSNLIVNWRERAQAPELPFFFVQISAYLPPSELQPDSKWAYLRDAQRQTLSVPNTAMAVSIDVGSADDLHPKQKRQVAERLWRQAAFKIYGHSLVTSGPDFVRSNTNQGAIKLEFNNAEGLRTTDNTPLKGFIIAGANKVFRKALAHIEGATVIVSHPEINKPVAVRYAWANNPIANLTNNENLPAVPFRTDDWLEGDVSAN
- a CDS encoding DUF3291 domain-containing protein, encoding MPLAQLNIATTLYPIDAPEMADFVNNLAPINAIAEASAGFIWRLQDDSGDATHIHAFDDPNMIVNMSVWESIDALKAFMFKTHHRDFMRRKKEWFQHSDVDTYVLWWIPQGHTPSLDEAISKLTLLRDNSESPSAFTFKRQFSEDEFLSLNQHAM